The Populus alba chromosome 4, ASM523922v2, whole genome shotgun sequence genome contains a region encoding:
- the LOC118030372 gene encoding probable LRR receptor-like serine/threonine-protein kinase RFK1 isoform X3, giving the protein MHAGKFFVFLIVSLTSCLRLPTFPEAKLVQEEVDALEEIARTLGSKYWKFNADTCEIEMAGVTQVPPKDAEQRIDCECNNGNNTDCHVTRMELKRYNLPGVLPTQLFKLPRLQVVDFAYNYLNGTLPREWASMQLTSISVVVNRLSGEIPKELGNITTLTNLSLEANQFFGTIPPDLGKLINLQSLGLSSNHLSGNLPVSFAGLINLTDFRINDNNFCGTIPIFIQNWKKLERLEMHATGLEGPIPSNISLLNDLAELRISDLNGPTQGFPMLSNMTGMIKLTLRNCNISGKLPAYLWTMKSLVALDVSFNKLVGKIPDTITAERLRFIFLTGNLLSGDVPDSILKDGTNVDLSYNNFALRGPEQPACQENIRRILPCKGTFSCPKYSNCLHVNSGGKDVIIKENKTTFSYEGDGEEEGGAAKYFVNEQSFWGFSSSGDFMDDNNFQNTRYTISMQSSTLPELYSTARISPISLTYFHYCLENGNYTVNLHFAEIQFTNDLTYRSLGRRIFDIYVQEILVWEKFNIEDQVGSAEKPLVKQVLNVSVTDNMLEIRFYFAGKGTTRIPDRGVYGPIISAISVFSDLKPCSSGKKKETVYAVAGAVVASCLIAIILGILWWKGYLPGKWCRKKDAEGLNFPNGTFSLKQIRAATDDFDPSNKIGEGGFGPVYKGQLPDGTVIAVKQLSSKSRQGNREFLNEMGIISCLQHPNLVKLHGCCIESDQLLLIYEYMENNSLARALFGHEINQPNLDWPSRLKICIGIARGLAFLHEESRFKIVHRDIKATNVLLDGDLNPKISDFGLARLDEEEKSHISTRVAGTIGYMAPEYALWGYLTYKADVYSFGVVALEIVSGKNNNNYMPSDNNCVCLLDWACHLQQSGSLMELVDETLKSEVNMKEAEIMVKVALLCTNASPTLRPTMSEAVSMLEGRMAVPDTVPVLSYTDDLRFKAMRELRQHEQRHSFSGSQTQRSNTVQMFSSSSKSENASYEIGSEPEL; this is encoded by the exons ATGCATGCTGGGAAgttctttgttttcttgattgttAGTCTTACTAGCTGCTTGAGGTTGCCGACGTTTCCTGAGGCAAAGCTGGTCCAAGAAGAAG TTGATGCTCTCGAAGAAATTGCACGAACATTGGGTTCTAAATACTGGAAGTTCAATGCTGATACTTGCGAGATTGAAATGGCTGGAGTAACTCAAGTCCCACCAAAGGACGCTGAGCAAAGGATAGATTGTGAATGCAACAATGGGAACAATACTGATTGTCACGTCACAAGAAT GGAGCTAAAACGTTATAACCTTCCCGGAGTGCTTCCGACTCAACTTTTTAAGCTTCCTCGCCTCCAAGTAGT TGATTTTGCTTACAACTACCTCAATGGTACTCTGCCACGTGAATGGGCTTCAATGCAGTTAACTTCAAT AAGTGTTGTCGTAAACCGTTTGTCAGGGGAGATTCCAAAGGAACTGGGAAATATCACCACTCTCACCAACTT GTCCCTCGAAGCAAACCAATTTTTTGGCACAATTCCCCCTGACCTCGGAAAACTGATCAACTTGCAGTCATT GGGGCTGTCTTCCAATCATTTGTCTGGAAACTTGCCAGTTTCTTTTGCTGGACTAATAAATCTAACAGATTT TAGGATAAACGATAACAACTTCTGTGGAACCATTCCTATCTTCATACAGAATTGGAAAAAGCTTGAAAGATT AGAAATGCATGCAACTGGCCTGGAGGGACCCATTCCATCGAACATTTCTCTTTTGAATGATTTAGCTGAGTT GAGAATTAGTGATCTAAATGGACCAACTCAGGGTTTCCCTATGCTCAGCAATATGACAGGCATGATCAAATT GACTCTGAGGAACTGTAACATTTCTGGGAAGCTCCCTGCATACCTGTGGACAATGAAGAGTTTGGTAGCATT GGATGTCAGTTTCAACAAGTTGGTTGGAAAAATTCCAGACACCATAACTGCAGAACGCCTGCGATTCAT ctttttaactGGCAACTTGTTAAGTGGAGATGTACCAGATTCAATCTTGAAGGACGGGACCAATGT TGATTTGTCATATAATAACTTTGCATTGCGAGGCCCTGAGCAACCTGCTTGTCAAGAAAACAT AAGGAGAATTCTTCCATGCAAGGGGACTTTCAGCTGCCCTAAAT ATTCAAATTGTTTACATGTTAACAGTGGTGGAAAGGATGTAATCatcaaggaaaataaaacaacCTTTTCATATGAAGgagatggagaagaagaaggtggCGCAgctaaatattttgtaaatgagCAAAGCTTCTGGGGGTTTAGTAGCTCTGGAGACTTCATGGATGATAATAATTTCCAAAATACTCGCTATACTATATCTATGCAATCATCAACCCTCCCTGAATTATACTCGACAGCTCGCATATCCCCAATTTCTCTTACCTATTTCCATTATTGCTTAGAAAATGGGAACTACACAGTAAACCTTCACTTTGCTGAGATACAATTTACTAATGACCTGACGTATAGGAGCTTAGGCAGGCGTATCTTTGACATTTATGTTCAG GAAATATTGGTTTGGGAGAAATTCAATATTGAAGATCAGGTTGGCAGTGCTGAAAAGCCTTTAGTGAAACAAGTATTGAATGTCAGTGTGACTGATAATATGTTGGAGATCAGATTCTATTTTGCTGGGAAAGGGACGACAAGGATTCCTGATAGGGGAGTTTATGGTCCCATCATATCAGCCATCTCTGTGTTTTCTG atttgaaaCCTTGTTCAAGTGGGAAAAAGAAGGAAACTGTTTATGCGGTTGCTGGAGCTGTTGTAGCATCATGTCTCATTGCCATTATACTAGGAATCCTTTGGTGGAAAGGCTACTTGCCAGGAAAATGGTGCCGGAAAAAAG ATGCTGAAGGACTTAATTTTCCAAATGGAACATTTTCTTTGAAACAAATTAGAGCTGCTACTGATGACTTTGATCCTTCTAACAAGATTGGAGAAGGTGGTTTTGGTCCTGTATACAAG GGTCAATTACCTGATGGTACTGTAATAGCGGTGAAGCAACTCTCATCAAAATCAAGGCAAGGAAATCGTGAATTCTTAAATGAGATGGGCATCATTTCTTGCTTGCAGCATCCGAATCTTGTGAAGCTGCATGGATGTTGTATTGAAAGTGACCAGCTATTATTGATTTATGAGTACATGGAAAACAATAGTCTTGCGCGTGCTCTATTCG GTCATGAAATCAATCAGCCTAACCTGGACTGGCCTTCAAGGCTTAAGATCTGTATTGGGATAGCTAGAGGTCTAGCTTTTCTCCATGAAGAATCAAGATTTAAGATTGTTCACAGAGACATTAAAGCTACAAATGTGCTACTTGATGGGGATCTGAATCCTAAAATATCCGATTTTGGATTGGCCAGGcttgatgaagaagagaagagccACATCAGCACCCGAGTTGCTGGAACCAT AGGATACATGGCACCAGAATATGCACTGTGGGGTTACTTGACCTACAAAGCAGATGTTTACAGTTTTGGGGTTGTGGCTTTGGAAATTGTTAGCGGGAAGAACAACAATAACTATATGCCAAGCGACAACAATTGTGTTTGTCTCTTAGATTGG GCCTGCCATTTGCAACAAAGTGGGAGCTTGATGGAGCTTGTTGATGAGACGTTAAAATCTGAAGTTAACATGAAAGAAGCAGAAATTATGGTTAAGGTAGCTCTCTTGTGTACAAATGCATCCCCGACACTGAGGCCTACAATGTCGGAGGCAGTGAGCATGCTTGAAGGACGAATGGCTGTTCCTGACACAGTTCCAGTACTTTCATATACCGATGATTTGAGGTTCAAAGCCATGAGAGAACTCCGTCAGCATGAGCAAAGACATAGTTTCAGTGGGAGCCAAACACAAAGGTCAAACACTGTTCAAATGTTTAGCTCTTCGTCTAAATCTGAGAACGCCAGTTACGAGATAGGCTCAGAACCAGAACTCTAA
- the LOC118030372 gene encoding probable LRR receptor-like serine/threonine-protein kinase RFK1 isoform X2, giving the protein MHAGKFFVFLIVSLTSCLRLPTFPEAKLVQEEVDALEEIARTLGSKYWKFNADTCEIEMAGVTQVPPKDAEQRIDCECNNGNNTDCHVTRMELKRYNLPGVLPTQLFKLPRLQVVDFAYNYLNGTLPREWASMQLTSIVVVNRLSGEIPKELGNITTLTNLSLEANQFFGTIPPDLGKLINLQSLGLSSNHLSGNLPVSFAGLINLTDFRINDNNFCGTIPIFIQNWKKLERLEMHATGLEGPIPSNISLLNDLAELRISDLNGPTQGFPMLSNMTGMIKLTLRNCNISGKLPAYLWTMKSLVALDVSFNKLVGKIPDTITAERLRFIFLTGNLLSGDVPDSILKDGTNVDLSYNNFALRGPEQPACQENMNLNLNLFRSSSMGNSSRRILPCKGTFSCPKYSNCLHVNSGGKDVIIKENKTTFSYEGDGEEEGGAAKYFVNEQSFWGFSSSGDFMDDNNFQNTRYTISMQSSTLPELYSTARISPISLTYFHYCLENGNYTVNLHFAEIQFTNDLTYRSLGRRIFDIYVQEILVWEKFNIEDQVGSAEKPLVKQVLNVSVTDNMLEIRFYFAGKGTTRIPDRGVYGPIISAISVFSDLKPCSSGKKKETVYAVAGAVVASCLIAIILGILWWKGYLPGKWCRKKDAEGLNFPNGTFSLKQIRAATDDFDPSNKIGEGGFGPVYKGQLPDGTVIAVKQLSSKSRQGNREFLNEMGIISCLQHPNLVKLHGCCIESDQLLLIYEYMENNSLARALFGHEINQPNLDWPSRLKICIGIARGLAFLHEESRFKIVHRDIKATNVLLDGDLNPKISDFGLARLDEEEKSHISTRVAGTIGYMAPEYALWGYLTYKADVYSFGVVALEIVSGKNNNNYMPSDNNCVCLLDWACHLQQSGSLMELVDETLKSEVNMKEAEIMVKVALLCTNASPTLRPTMSEAVSMLEGRMAVPDTVPVLSYTDDLRFKAMRELRQHEQRHSFSGSQTQRSNTVQMFSSSSKSENASYEIGSEPEL; this is encoded by the exons ATGCATGCTGGGAAgttctttgttttcttgattgttAGTCTTACTAGCTGCTTGAGGTTGCCGACGTTTCCTGAGGCAAAGCTGGTCCAAGAAGAAG TTGATGCTCTCGAAGAAATTGCACGAACATTGGGTTCTAAATACTGGAAGTTCAATGCTGATACTTGCGAGATTGAAATGGCTGGAGTAACTCAAGTCCCACCAAAGGACGCTGAGCAAAGGATAGATTGTGAATGCAACAATGGGAACAATACTGATTGTCACGTCACAAGAAT GGAGCTAAAACGTTATAACCTTCCCGGAGTGCTTCCGACTCAACTTTTTAAGCTTCCTCGCCTCCAAGTAGT TGATTTTGCTTACAACTACCTCAATGGTACTCTGCCACGTGAATGGGCTTCAATGCAGTTAACTTCAAT TGTTGTCGTAAACCGTTTGTCAGGGGAGATTCCAAAGGAACTGGGAAATATCACCACTCTCACCAACTT GTCCCTCGAAGCAAACCAATTTTTTGGCACAATTCCCCCTGACCTCGGAAAACTGATCAACTTGCAGTCATT GGGGCTGTCTTCCAATCATTTGTCTGGAAACTTGCCAGTTTCTTTTGCTGGACTAATAAATCTAACAGATTT TAGGATAAACGATAACAACTTCTGTGGAACCATTCCTATCTTCATACAGAATTGGAAAAAGCTTGAAAGATT AGAAATGCATGCAACTGGCCTGGAGGGACCCATTCCATCGAACATTTCTCTTTTGAATGATTTAGCTGAGTT GAGAATTAGTGATCTAAATGGACCAACTCAGGGTTTCCCTATGCTCAGCAATATGACAGGCATGATCAAATT GACTCTGAGGAACTGTAACATTTCTGGGAAGCTCCCTGCATACCTGTGGACAATGAAGAGTTTGGTAGCATT GGATGTCAGTTTCAACAAGTTGGTTGGAAAAATTCCAGACACCATAACTGCAGAACGCCTGCGATTCAT ctttttaactGGCAACTTGTTAAGTGGAGATGTACCAGATTCAATCTTGAAGGACGGGACCAATGT TGATTTGTCATATAATAACTTTGCATTGCGAGGCCCTGAGCAACCTGCTTGTCAAGAAAACAT GAATTTAAACCTGAACTTGTTCCGTAGCTCTTCAATGGGAAACAGCTC AAGGAGAATTCTTCCATGCAAGGGGACTTTCAGCTGCCCTAAAT ATTCAAATTGTTTACATGTTAACAGTGGTGGAAAGGATGTAATCatcaaggaaaataaaacaacCTTTTCATATGAAGgagatggagaagaagaaggtggCGCAgctaaatattttgtaaatgagCAAAGCTTCTGGGGGTTTAGTAGCTCTGGAGACTTCATGGATGATAATAATTTCCAAAATACTCGCTATACTATATCTATGCAATCATCAACCCTCCCTGAATTATACTCGACAGCTCGCATATCCCCAATTTCTCTTACCTATTTCCATTATTGCTTAGAAAATGGGAACTACACAGTAAACCTTCACTTTGCTGAGATACAATTTACTAATGACCTGACGTATAGGAGCTTAGGCAGGCGTATCTTTGACATTTATGTTCAG GAAATATTGGTTTGGGAGAAATTCAATATTGAAGATCAGGTTGGCAGTGCTGAAAAGCCTTTAGTGAAACAAGTATTGAATGTCAGTGTGACTGATAATATGTTGGAGATCAGATTCTATTTTGCTGGGAAAGGGACGACAAGGATTCCTGATAGGGGAGTTTATGGTCCCATCATATCAGCCATCTCTGTGTTTTCTG atttgaaaCCTTGTTCAAGTGGGAAAAAGAAGGAAACTGTTTATGCGGTTGCTGGAGCTGTTGTAGCATCATGTCTCATTGCCATTATACTAGGAATCCTTTGGTGGAAAGGCTACTTGCCAGGAAAATGGTGCCGGAAAAAAG ATGCTGAAGGACTTAATTTTCCAAATGGAACATTTTCTTTGAAACAAATTAGAGCTGCTACTGATGACTTTGATCCTTCTAACAAGATTGGAGAAGGTGGTTTTGGTCCTGTATACAAG GGTCAATTACCTGATGGTACTGTAATAGCGGTGAAGCAACTCTCATCAAAATCAAGGCAAGGAAATCGTGAATTCTTAAATGAGATGGGCATCATTTCTTGCTTGCAGCATCCGAATCTTGTGAAGCTGCATGGATGTTGTATTGAAAGTGACCAGCTATTATTGATTTATGAGTACATGGAAAACAATAGTCTTGCGCGTGCTCTATTCG GTCATGAAATCAATCAGCCTAACCTGGACTGGCCTTCAAGGCTTAAGATCTGTATTGGGATAGCTAGAGGTCTAGCTTTTCTCCATGAAGAATCAAGATTTAAGATTGTTCACAGAGACATTAAAGCTACAAATGTGCTACTTGATGGGGATCTGAATCCTAAAATATCCGATTTTGGATTGGCCAGGcttgatgaagaagagaagagccACATCAGCACCCGAGTTGCTGGAACCAT AGGATACATGGCACCAGAATATGCACTGTGGGGTTACTTGACCTACAAAGCAGATGTTTACAGTTTTGGGGTTGTGGCTTTGGAAATTGTTAGCGGGAAGAACAACAATAACTATATGCCAAGCGACAACAATTGTGTTTGTCTCTTAGATTGG GCCTGCCATTTGCAACAAAGTGGGAGCTTGATGGAGCTTGTTGATGAGACGTTAAAATCTGAAGTTAACATGAAAGAAGCAGAAATTATGGTTAAGGTAGCTCTCTTGTGTACAAATGCATCCCCGACACTGAGGCCTACAATGTCGGAGGCAGTGAGCATGCTTGAAGGACGAATGGCTGTTCCTGACACAGTTCCAGTACTTTCATATACCGATGATTTGAGGTTCAAAGCCATGAGAGAACTCCGTCAGCATGAGCAAAGACATAGTTTCAGTGGGAGCCAAACACAAAGGTCAAACACTGTTCAAATGTTTAGCTCTTCGTCTAAATCTGAGAACGCCAGTTACGAGATAGGCTCAGAACCAGAACTCTAA
- the LOC118030372 gene encoding probable LRR receptor-like serine/threonine-protein kinase RFK1 isoform X1, whose translation MHAGKFFVFLIVSLTSCLRLPTFPEAKLVQEEVDALEEIARTLGSKYWKFNADTCEIEMAGVTQVPPKDAEQRIDCECNNGNNTDCHVTRMELKRYNLPGVLPTQLFKLPRLQVVDFAYNYLNGTLPREWASMQLTSISVVVNRLSGEIPKELGNITTLTNLSLEANQFFGTIPPDLGKLINLQSLGLSSNHLSGNLPVSFAGLINLTDFRINDNNFCGTIPIFIQNWKKLERLEMHATGLEGPIPSNISLLNDLAELRISDLNGPTQGFPMLSNMTGMIKLTLRNCNISGKLPAYLWTMKSLVALDVSFNKLVGKIPDTITAERLRFIFLTGNLLSGDVPDSILKDGTNVDLSYNNFALRGPEQPACQENMNLNLNLFRSSSMGNSSRRILPCKGTFSCPKYSNCLHVNSGGKDVIIKENKTTFSYEGDGEEEGGAAKYFVNEQSFWGFSSSGDFMDDNNFQNTRYTISMQSSTLPELYSTARISPISLTYFHYCLENGNYTVNLHFAEIQFTNDLTYRSLGRRIFDIYVQEILVWEKFNIEDQVGSAEKPLVKQVLNVSVTDNMLEIRFYFAGKGTTRIPDRGVYGPIISAISVFSDLKPCSSGKKKETVYAVAGAVVASCLIAIILGILWWKGYLPGKWCRKKDAEGLNFPNGTFSLKQIRAATDDFDPSNKIGEGGFGPVYKGQLPDGTVIAVKQLSSKSRQGNREFLNEMGIISCLQHPNLVKLHGCCIESDQLLLIYEYMENNSLARALFGHEINQPNLDWPSRLKICIGIARGLAFLHEESRFKIVHRDIKATNVLLDGDLNPKISDFGLARLDEEEKSHISTRVAGTIGYMAPEYALWGYLTYKADVYSFGVVALEIVSGKNNNNYMPSDNNCVCLLDWACHLQQSGSLMELVDETLKSEVNMKEAEIMVKVALLCTNASPTLRPTMSEAVSMLEGRMAVPDTVPVLSYTDDLRFKAMRELRQHEQRHSFSGSQTQRSNTVQMFSSSSKSENASYEIGSEPEL comes from the exons ATGCATGCTGGGAAgttctttgttttcttgattgttAGTCTTACTAGCTGCTTGAGGTTGCCGACGTTTCCTGAGGCAAAGCTGGTCCAAGAAGAAG TTGATGCTCTCGAAGAAATTGCACGAACATTGGGTTCTAAATACTGGAAGTTCAATGCTGATACTTGCGAGATTGAAATGGCTGGAGTAACTCAAGTCCCACCAAAGGACGCTGAGCAAAGGATAGATTGTGAATGCAACAATGGGAACAATACTGATTGTCACGTCACAAGAAT GGAGCTAAAACGTTATAACCTTCCCGGAGTGCTTCCGACTCAACTTTTTAAGCTTCCTCGCCTCCAAGTAGT TGATTTTGCTTACAACTACCTCAATGGTACTCTGCCACGTGAATGGGCTTCAATGCAGTTAACTTCAAT AAGTGTTGTCGTAAACCGTTTGTCAGGGGAGATTCCAAAGGAACTGGGAAATATCACCACTCTCACCAACTT GTCCCTCGAAGCAAACCAATTTTTTGGCACAATTCCCCCTGACCTCGGAAAACTGATCAACTTGCAGTCATT GGGGCTGTCTTCCAATCATTTGTCTGGAAACTTGCCAGTTTCTTTTGCTGGACTAATAAATCTAACAGATTT TAGGATAAACGATAACAACTTCTGTGGAACCATTCCTATCTTCATACAGAATTGGAAAAAGCTTGAAAGATT AGAAATGCATGCAACTGGCCTGGAGGGACCCATTCCATCGAACATTTCTCTTTTGAATGATTTAGCTGAGTT GAGAATTAGTGATCTAAATGGACCAACTCAGGGTTTCCCTATGCTCAGCAATATGACAGGCATGATCAAATT GACTCTGAGGAACTGTAACATTTCTGGGAAGCTCCCTGCATACCTGTGGACAATGAAGAGTTTGGTAGCATT GGATGTCAGTTTCAACAAGTTGGTTGGAAAAATTCCAGACACCATAACTGCAGAACGCCTGCGATTCAT ctttttaactGGCAACTTGTTAAGTGGAGATGTACCAGATTCAATCTTGAAGGACGGGACCAATGT TGATTTGTCATATAATAACTTTGCATTGCGAGGCCCTGAGCAACCTGCTTGTCAAGAAAACAT GAATTTAAACCTGAACTTGTTCCGTAGCTCTTCAATGGGAAACAGCTC AAGGAGAATTCTTCCATGCAAGGGGACTTTCAGCTGCCCTAAAT ATTCAAATTGTTTACATGTTAACAGTGGTGGAAAGGATGTAATCatcaaggaaaataaaacaacCTTTTCATATGAAGgagatggagaagaagaaggtggCGCAgctaaatattttgtaaatgagCAAAGCTTCTGGGGGTTTAGTAGCTCTGGAGACTTCATGGATGATAATAATTTCCAAAATACTCGCTATACTATATCTATGCAATCATCAACCCTCCCTGAATTATACTCGACAGCTCGCATATCCCCAATTTCTCTTACCTATTTCCATTATTGCTTAGAAAATGGGAACTACACAGTAAACCTTCACTTTGCTGAGATACAATTTACTAATGACCTGACGTATAGGAGCTTAGGCAGGCGTATCTTTGACATTTATGTTCAG GAAATATTGGTTTGGGAGAAATTCAATATTGAAGATCAGGTTGGCAGTGCTGAAAAGCCTTTAGTGAAACAAGTATTGAATGTCAGTGTGACTGATAATATGTTGGAGATCAGATTCTATTTTGCTGGGAAAGGGACGACAAGGATTCCTGATAGGGGAGTTTATGGTCCCATCATATCAGCCATCTCTGTGTTTTCTG atttgaaaCCTTGTTCAAGTGGGAAAAAGAAGGAAACTGTTTATGCGGTTGCTGGAGCTGTTGTAGCATCATGTCTCATTGCCATTATACTAGGAATCCTTTGGTGGAAAGGCTACTTGCCAGGAAAATGGTGCCGGAAAAAAG ATGCTGAAGGACTTAATTTTCCAAATGGAACATTTTCTTTGAAACAAATTAGAGCTGCTACTGATGACTTTGATCCTTCTAACAAGATTGGAGAAGGTGGTTTTGGTCCTGTATACAAG GGTCAATTACCTGATGGTACTGTAATAGCGGTGAAGCAACTCTCATCAAAATCAAGGCAAGGAAATCGTGAATTCTTAAATGAGATGGGCATCATTTCTTGCTTGCAGCATCCGAATCTTGTGAAGCTGCATGGATGTTGTATTGAAAGTGACCAGCTATTATTGATTTATGAGTACATGGAAAACAATAGTCTTGCGCGTGCTCTATTCG GTCATGAAATCAATCAGCCTAACCTGGACTGGCCTTCAAGGCTTAAGATCTGTATTGGGATAGCTAGAGGTCTAGCTTTTCTCCATGAAGAATCAAGATTTAAGATTGTTCACAGAGACATTAAAGCTACAAATGTGCTACTTGATGGGGATCTGAATCCTAAAATATCCGATTTTGGATTGGCCAGGcttgatgaagaagagaagagccACATCAGCACCCGAGTTGCTGGAACCAT AGGATACATGGCACCAGAATATGCACTGTGGGGTTACTTGACCTACAAAGCAGATGTTTACAGTTTTGGGGTTGTGGCTTTGGAAATTGTTAGCGGGAAGAACAACAATAACTATATGCCAAGCGACAACAATTGTGTTTGTCTCTTAGATTGG GCCTGCCATTTGCAACAAAGTGGGAGCTTGATGGAGCTTGTTGATGAGACGTTAAAATCTGAAGTTAACATGAAAGAAGCAGAAATTATGGTTAAGGTAGCTCTCTTGTGTACAAATGCATCCCCGACACTGAGGCCTACAATGTCGGAGGCAGTGAGCATGCTTGAAGGACGAATGGCTGTTCCTGACACAGTTCCAGTACTTTCATATACCGATGATTTGAGGTTCAAAGCCATGAGAGAACTCCGTCAGCATGAGCAAAGACATAGTTTCAGTGGGAGCCAAACACAAAGGTCAAACACTGTTCAAATGTTTAGCTCTTCGTCTAAATCTGAGAACGCCAGTTACGAGATAGGCTCAGAACCAGAACTCTAA